The following proteins are encoded in a genomic region of Streptomyces lunaelactis:
- a CDS encoding DUF1929 domain-containing protein, whose product MAADTDGSWRPPQPVPFNPGEKLRDKSGHNPVPDERGMFVIHAVHMHTGKVLWFCGHAEFLDYPLVAYVFDPRKPTAPAVRKPFPNGADLFCCFCVQLADGRILVVGGSQPDHLSGASFNPVTDYRGSAGSSTIVIFDPRKEVWEKPDPSHKLLQGRWYPTAVMLGDGSVIVVSGRRERAVFTGPGTWPDARLTEWVTNRGIADVVEHLRPPKYQPEKVTNANRPIPIYPGIHLAPDDRLYTTHTTWGQEIAEPPTLSLTIVPPPSGAPKGTAATGTWTEYVLPTAKAKQPEREEGMSVMLPVVLNPATKARDPNSVGKFLVVGGGFAVDSSDVSLVRRAVATPAPPWTITTPEGRGPLAFHRQKIATPQPVEILDTSLVGAPRWKAVPGLPHPRVNGHCVLLPDATVLILGGHDAYKWYARANSPLATAKGVPRTNPTLPVEIHTPGSGFHVGAPMAHPRMYHSIAMLLADGSVIVAGGADPNEHEPSLAYPRTFNGRTYLGTSRLLFDAATGDTALNLDTDPSVYLAPFATMPVGTKVIIDRGPHEIRATLAGLRPLLPSISASLILDIDTPLPRDIPDGTRVDFEPAAGGTPIPRVNEWFTNTAVTPAVDRHEAFTNPLNRKDYEVYQPPYFHKAGSRPVLPPLKAGEVQVRYGSTFTVRTPDAARITRVAIMRPAAVTHHTDTEQRFIELPFTTNGSTSLSITMVPGTDSSLVPPGYYMLWILAGSLPCVEARFIQVTGAPALRSPTVPVEAAPPVEAAPPVPPPPTPPPTTPPPPPEDAESTCPLTAAATTMTALSQLAYLRLMRAELSASRAGRRLLAAVNPAYYALGTPLARRLATRARWRAAVRAVALRPLTAAVRAADALSGRGGAAVRGRRLAGALCLVGVGGVLLSPVVALAGAVHVAVHRGAGSDDGGGGHG is encoded by the coding sequence ATGGCGGCCGACACCGACGGCTCGTGGCGGCCGCCGCAGCCGGTGCCGTTCAATCCGGGCGAGAAGCTGCGCGACAAGAGCGGCCACAACCCGGTTCCCGACGAGCGCGGTATGTTCGTCATCCACGCGGTGCACATGCACACCGGAAAAGTGCTCTGGTTCTGCGGGCACGCGGAGTTCCTCGACTACCCGCTCGTGGCCTACGTGTTCGATCCCCGCAAGCCGACCGCGCCGGCGGTCCGCAAGCCGTTCCCCAACGGCGCGGACCTGTTCTGCTGCTTCTGCGTGCAGCTCGCCGACGGCCGGATCCTGGTCGTGGGCGGCTCGCAGCCCGACCACCTCTCGGGCGCGAGCTTCAATCCGGTGACCGACTACCGAGGCAGCGCCGGGTCCTCCACGATCGTCATCTTCGACCCGCGCAAAGAGGTGTGGGAGAAGCCAGACCCGAGCCACAAGCTGCTCCAGGGTCGCTGGTATCCGACCGCGGTCATGCTGGGCGACGGCAGCGTGATCGTCGTCTCCGGCCGGCGCGAGCGTGCGGTCTTCACCGGTCCCGGCACGTGGCCGGACGCCCGGCTGACCGAGTGGGTCACCAACCGCGGCATCGCCGACGTCGTCGAGCACCTCAGACCGCCGAAGTACCAGCCGGAGAAGGTGACCAACGCCAACCGCCCGATCCCGATCTACCCGGGCATCCACCTCGCCCCCGACGACCGGCTCTACACCACTCACACCACGTGGGGTCAGGAGATCGCCGAGCCGCCTACCCTCTCGCTGACCATCGTGCCGCCCCCCTCGGGTGCGCCGAAGGGCACCGCCGCCACCGGCACCTGGACCGAGTACGTGCTCCCGACGGCCAAAGCCAAGCAGCCTGAGCGGGAAGAGGGCATGAGTGTGATGCTGCCGGTGGTGCTAAACCCGGCGACCAAGGCGCGTGACCCGAACTCGGTCGGCAAGTTCCTGGTGGTGGGCGGCGGCTTCGCCGTCGACTCGAGCGACGTGTCGCTGGTGCGCCGCGCGGTCGCCACCCCGGCGCCGCCGTGGACGATCACCACGCCGGAGGGGCGCGGCCCGCTTGCCTTCCACCGGCAAAAGATCGCCACCCCGCAGCCGGTCGAGATCCTCGACACCAGCCTGGTCGGCGCGCCGCGGTGGAAGGCCGTGCCCGGCCTGCCCCATCCGCGCGTCAACGGCCACTGCGTGCTGCTGCCCGACGCCACCGTGCTCATTCTCGGCGGCCATGACGCGTACAAGTGGTACGCCAGGGCCAACAGCCCGCTGGCCACAGCGAAAGGCGTGCCGCGTACCAACCCGACGCTGCCGGTGGAGATCCATACCCCCGGCTCCGGGTTCCACGTCGGGGCGCCGATGGCGCACCCGCGGATGTACCACTCGATCGCGATGCTGCTCGCCGACGGCTCAGTGATCGTCGCGGGCGGCGCCGACCCCAACGAGCACGAGCCGTCACTCGCCTATCCGCGCACCTTCAACGGGCGCACCTACCTGGGTACGTCGCGCCTGCTGTTCGATGCCGCCACCGGCGACACCGCGCTCAACCTGGACACCGATCCGTCGGTCTACCTGGCGCCCTTCGCCACGATGCCGGTGGGCACCAAGGTGATCATCGACCGCGGCCCTCACGAGATCAGGGCCACCCTCGCCGGGCTGCGGCCGCTGTTGCCGTCCATCTCGGCGTCCCTCATCCTCGACATCGACACCCCGCTGCCGCGCGACATCCCCGACGGGACGCGGGTCGACTTCGAGCCTGCGGCCGGCGGCACCCCGATCCCGCGGGTCAACGAGTGGTTCACGAACACTGCCGTCACGCCGGCGGTGGACCGCCATGAGGCCTTTACGAATCCGCTCAACCGCAAGGACTACGAGGTCTACCAGCCGCCGTACTTCCACAAGGCGGGCAGCCGACCGGTGCTCCCGCCGCTGAAGGCCGGCGAGGTCCAGGTCCGGTACGGGTCGACGTTCACGGTGCGGACCCCCGACGCGGCCCGGATCACCCGGGTGGCGATCATGCGCCCGGCCGCAGTGACCCACCACACCGACACCGAGCAGCGCTTCATCGAGCTGCCGTTCACGACCAACGGCAGCACCTCGCTGTCGATCACGATGGTGCCCGGCACCGACAGCTCGCTCGTGCCGCCCGGCTACTACATGCTGTGGATCCTCGCCGGGTCGCTGCCGTGCGTCGAGGCGCGCTTCATCCAGGTCACCGGCGCGCCCGCGCTGCGCTCGCCGACGGTGCCGGTCGAGGCGGCGCCGCCGGTCGAGGCGGCGCCGCCGGTCCCACCACCGCCCACGCCACCGCCCACGACTCCGCCTCCGCCGCCGGAAGACGCCGAGTCGACCTGCCCGCTCACCGCAGCCGCCACGACGATGACCGCCCTGAGCCAGCTCGCCTATCTGCGGCTGATGCGGGCCGAGCTGTCGGCGTCGCGGGCCGGCCGGCGCCTCCTCGCGGCGGTCAACCCCGCCTACTACGCCCTCGGTACGCCATTGGCGCGCCGGCTCGCGACCCGGGCCCGCTGGCGTGCCGCCGTACGCGCGGTGGCGTTGCGGCCGCTCACCGCCGCGGTCCGTGCCGCGGACGCGCTGTCCGGGCGAGGCGGTGCCGCGGTGCGCGGCCGCCGGCTGGCCGGGGCACTCTGTCTGGTCGGTGTCGGCGGCGTGCTGCTCAGCCCGGTAGTCGCCCTCGCCGGCGCGGTGCACGTGGCGGTCCATCGGGGAGCCGGGTCCGACGACGGGGGAGGCGGCCATGGCTGA
- a CDS encoding DUF2182 domain-containing protein — translation MTAVGAAARSRPTVAVVTGAVVAAVGLLLWQLSPTQSLLGHDLAAGWAGVGWFAVSWLLMTVATMLPTSLPLLRAFTRLLGDRRDAGRLVATVVAGYLTLWTVAGLGLAAVDSGVHALVGRTPYAWVVLPLTLLVAGAYQLSGTSARCLTACRSPFSFLARRWSGRRPVGAEAALVGLDYGLSCLGCCAALMLVMFAVGMSSPLLMIALGGVAALHKHAPWGAALARVTGVALIMAAIVVGAAHLAGGAGHGAH, via the coding sequence GTGACCGCGGTCGGCGCGGCGGCGCGCTCGCGCCCCACGGTCGCTGTCGTCACCGGCGCGGTCGTCGCGGCGGTCGGGTTGCTGCTGTGGCAGCTCTCACCGACGCAGTCGCTGCTCGGGCACGACCTCGCCGCGGGCTGGGCGGGAGTCGGCTGGTTCGCCGTCAGTTGGCTGCTGATGACGGTCGCGACGATGCTGCCCACGTCGCTGCCGCTGCTGCGGGCGTTCACCCGGCTGCTCGGTGACCGGCGCGACGCCGGCCGGCTGGTCGCCACCGTTGTCGCCGGGTACCTGACACTGTGGACGGTCGCCGGGCTCGGGCTGGCCGCGGTCGACAGCGGCGTGCACGCGCTCGTCGGCCGCACCCCGTACGCCTGGGTGGTGCTGCCCCTCACCCTGCTGGTCGCCGGGGCCTACCAGCTCTCCGGCACGTCCGCGCGGTGCCTGACGGCGTGCCGTTCGCCGTTCAGCTTCCTCGCCCGGCGCTGGTCGGGCCGGCGTCCGGTGGGCGCCGAGGCGGCCCTGGTCGGCCTGGACTACGGACTCTCCTGCCTCGGCTGCTGCGCCGCGCTGATGCTGGTGATGTTCGCGGTCGGGATGTCGAGTCCCTTGTTGATGATTGCGCTCGGCGGCGTGGCCGCGCTGCACAAGCACGCGCCGTGGGGCGCGGCGCTGGCGCGGGTCACCGGCGTCGCGCTGATCATGGCCGCGATCGTGGTCGGCGCGGCGCACCTCGCTGGCGGCGCCGGACATGGGGCCCACTGA
- a CDS encoding DUF1326 domain-containing protein translates to MSLPAYRLHGQFLELCDCYTICPCWVGQPPDDGWCTGAFCWSVEEGTIGDVDVAGRSVVSVSFHAGHRDDGGQEVTLFVDDGADDAQFTALASTFTGGYGGPLRELGRLMGVLREATRAPISLTTQDDHLSVTVGRMVSGAGSVMRGGDGAVTELRSGRLSEVLGPRAEVGSTSTFRIDLGGQASSVQVAGRAAMRGPFRYESRGEL, encoded by the coding sequence ATGAGCCTGCCCGCCTACCGGCTCCACGGCCAGTTCTTGGAGCTCTGCGACTGCTACACGATCTGCCCGTGCTGGGTCGGTCAGCCGCCCGACGACGGCTGGTGCACTGGGGCGTTCTGCTGGTCGGTCGAGGAAGGAACGATCGGCGACGTCGATGTCGCGGGGCGGTCGGTGGTCAGCGTCTCGTTCCATGCGGGACACCGCGACGACGGCGGGCAGGAGGTCACGCTGTTCGTCGACGACGGCGCCGACGACGCGCAGTTCACCGCGCTCGCGTCGACGTTCACCGGGGGCTATGGCGGGCCACTCCGCGAGCTCGGCCGACTGATGGGCGTGCTCCGCGAGGCGACCCGCGCGCCGATCAGCCTGACCACTCAGGACGACCACCTGTCGGTCACCGTCGGGCGGATGGTCAGCGGCGCCGGGTCGGTCATGCGCGGCGGCGACGGTGCGGTCACCGAGCTGCGCAGTGGCCGGCTGAGCGAGGTGCTCGGCCCGCGCGCCGAAGTGGGCAGCACGTCGACGTTCCGCATCGACCTCGGCGGGCAGGCGTCCTCGGTGCAGGTGGCGGGCCGGGCGGCGATGCGCGGCCCGTTCCGGTATGAGAGCCGGGGCGAGCTGTGA
- a CDS encoding helix-turn-helix domain-containing protein encodes MRWNLRLTAANKNIWKASELQRGLAEHGLVISAGKMSGLWSGQPVSLKLEDLDVICVVLGCEIGDLLIPEPDKVIRPGEETGQQAAASAAGSAVAPAVVPKRRDGRSLPPA; translated from the coding sequence ATGAGGTGGAACCTGCGGCTGACGGCCGCGAACAAGAATATCTGGAAGGCGTCCGAGCTCCAACGGGGCCTGGCCGAGCACGGGTTGGTGATCTCGGCGGGGAAGATGTCCGGGTTGTGGTCCGGCCAGCCGGTCTCCCTCAAGCTGGAGGACCTGGACGTCATCTGTGTCGTCCTCGGCTGCGAGATCGGCGACCTGCTGATCCCCGAGCCGGACAAGGTCATCCGTCCCGGTGAGGAGACCGGCCAGCAGGCTGCCGCGTCAGCGGCTGGCTCGGCGGTGGCCCCGGCAGTCGTGCCCAAGCGTCGTGACGGCCGTTCCCTGCCGCCGGCATGA
- a CDS encoding tyrosine-type recombinase/integrase — MAALAVVRDLREHWAPASAEELERFETDVLSGFVLARASAGLADGTIRGDVGHLEQIRTWFGRPLWGMEPADADAYFGKVLRNSPSGTRLARSQALTTYFMFLELRHKVELHRMTGRVVECPIDEMNRPRGAKDAQLRIPPSEPEVGVLFTGWGSELATCRKFAPTARNYTAAKLMSQVGLRVSEVCKLDLDDIKWDLGRFGKLHVRHGKGARGSGPRERMVPLINGADRTLRWFIEDVWGQFDDDHTRPGAPLFPSERKNADGSSRRVGDDALRGGLKGAAKMHLSGWGERLTPHVLRHFCASQLYENGLDLLAIQEVLGHSWIATTMRYVHVQQTRVEDAWAAGTERAAKRLEGLIR; from the coding sequence TTGGCGGCGCTGGCAGTCGTACGGGACCTGCGTGAGCACTGGGCGCCCGCGTCGGCGGAGGAGCTGGAGCGGTTCGAGACGGACGTGCTGTCCGGGTTCGTCCTGGCGAGGGCCTCGGCGGGCCTGGCGGACGGCACCATCCGCGGGGACGTCGGGCACCTGGAGCAGATCAGGACCTGGTTCGGCCGGCCGCTGTGGGGCATGGAGCCCGCCGACGCCGACGCGTACTTCGGGAAGGTCCTGCGGAACTCACCGAGCGGCACCCGCTTGGCCAGGTCGCAGGCGCTGACCACGTACTTCATGTTCCTGGAGCTTCGGCACAAGGTCGAACTCCACCGCATGACCGGCCGCGTGGTCGAGTGCCCGATCGACGAGATGAACCGGCCGCGCGGGGCCAAGGATGCCCAGCTGCGGATCCCGCCGAGCGAGCCGGAGGTCGGGGTCCTGTTCACCGGCTGGGGCAGCGAGCTGGCGACCTGCCGGAAGTTCGCCCCGACCGCCCGGAACTACACCGCGGCGAAGCTGATGTCCCAGGTCGGCCTCCGGGTGAGCGAGGTGTGCAAGCTCGACCTGGACGACATCAAGTGGGACCTGGGCCGCTTCGGCAAGCTCCACGTCCGCCACGGCAAGGGCGCCCGCGGCTCCGGGCCGCGCGAGCGGATGGTGCCGCTGATCAACGGCGCCGACCGGACACTGCGGTGGTTCATCGAGGACGTGTGGGGCCAGTTCGACGATGACCACACCCGCCCCGGCGCCCCGCTGTTCCCCTCCGAGCGCAAGAACGCCGACGGCTCCTCGCGCCGGGTGGGCGACGACGCCCTGCGCGGCGGGCTCAAGGGCGCGGCCAAGATGCATCTGTCGGGGTGGGGCGAGCGGCTGACGCCGCATGTCCTGCGGCATTTCTGCGCGTCCCAACTCTATGAGAACGGCCTGGACTTGCTTGCAATTCAGGAGGTTTTAGGACATTCCTGGATCGCTACGACGATGCGATACGTCCACGTCCAGCAGACCCGGGTCGAGGACGCCTGGGCCGCCGGGACCGAGCGGGCCGCGAAGCGGCTGGAAGGGCTCATCCGATGA
- a CDS encoding DDE-type integrase/transposase/recombinase, translating to MPGQEDQTRLERAQAIGLFRYMLIREAADPTLSRRQRGALVRELASMVHVDPDGRPVRITRWTLDRWIYEWKRAGFEALVPSPRQSRPRTPQEILDLAAALKKENPSRSAAQIRRIIGAQRGWAPDERTIQRMIVREGLDALKAPAASAVFGRFEADGPNELWTGDALHGPMVAGRKTYLFAFVDDHSRAVMGHRWGFAEDTVRLAAALRPALAARGVPRYIYVDNGSAFVDSWLLRACAKLGIKLVHSTPGRPQGRGKIERFFRTVNSEFVVEIASGDGQAGRQIDSLLEMNRLFTAWTENVYHRRVHSETGAAPLARWMGDRPLQVPNPADLAEAFRWSERRTVSKTALVSLHGNRYQVDPLLVGQRVELVFDPFDLSFLRVRANGQDAGTALPYQVSRHSHPKARPETPAEEPRPTTGIDYLGLIDTAHKAELADKVNYAALSEPMPPAVDLADLTGE from the coding sequence GTGCCAGGTCAGGAAGACCAGACACGGCTGGAGCGGGCTCAGGCGATCGGCCTGTTCCGCTACATGCTGATCAGGGAGGCGGCCGACCCGACGCTGTCGCGACGCCAACGCGGCGCTTTGGTGCGGGAGTTGGCTTCGATGGTTCATGTCGACCCGGACGGCCGCCCGGTGCGGATCACCCGGTGGACCCTGGACCGCTGGATCTACGAGTGGAAACGGGCCGGGTTCGAGGCCCTGGTGCCTTCGCCGCGCCAGTCCCGGCCCCGCACGCCGCAGGAGATCCTGGACCTGGCAGCGGCACTGAAGAAGGAGAACCCGTCGCGGTCGGCCGCGCAGATCCGCCGGATCATCGGTGCTCAGCGGGGGTGGGCGCCTGACGAACGCACCATCCAGCGGATGATCGTCCGCGAGGGACTGGACGCGCTCAAGGCTCCCGCCGCCTCAGCGGTGTTCGGACGGTTCGAGGCCGATGGCCCGAACGAGTTGTGGACCGGGGACGCCCTGCACGGGCCGATGGTCGCCGGCCGAAAAACGTACCTGTTCGCGTTCGTGGACGATCACTCGCGGGCCGTGATGGGGCACCGCTGGGGATTTGCGGAGGACACCGTCCGCCTGGCCGCGGCCCTGAGGCCGGCTCTGGCCGCGCGCGGTGTCCCGCGCTACATCTACGTCGACAACGGCTCCGCGTTCGTGGACTCGTGGCTGCTGAGAGCCTGCGCGAAACTCGGCATCAAACTCGTGCACTCCACCCCGGGACGGCCGCAGGGCAGGGGCAAGATTGAGCGGTTCTTCCGCACCGTGAACAGCGAATTCGTCGTCGAGATCGCCTCCGGCGACGGCCAGGCCGGACGGCAGATCGACAGCCTGCTGGAGATGAACCGGCTGTTCACGGCCTGGACCGAGAACGTCTACCACCGCCGGGTCCACTCCGAGACGGGAGCCGCCCCGCTGGCCCGTTGGATGGGTGACCGCCCACTCCAGGTCCCCAACCCCGCCGACCTCGCAGAAGCCTTCCGCTGGTCCGAGCGCCGCACCGTGTCCAAGACCGCGCTGGTTTCCCTGCACGGAAACCGCTACCAGGTCGACCCGCTGCTGGTCGGCCAGCGCGTCGAGTTGGTCTTCGACCCCTTCGACCTGTCCTTCCTGCGGGTCCGTGCGAACGGCCAGGACGCCGGAACCGCGCTGCCCTACCAAGTCAGCCGCCACTCCCATCCCAAAGCCCGGCCAGAGACTCCCGCCGAGGAACCCCGTCCGACCACCGGCATCGACTACCTCGGCCTGATCGACACCGCCCACAAGGCCGAGCTCGCCGACAAGGTCAACTACGCCGCGCTGAGCGAGCCGATGCCGCCCGCCGTCGACCTCGCCGACCTGACCGGCGAATGA
- a CDS encoding ExeA family protein: MIEKLQAHYGFSRTPFGRDLAPGMLHRHASHNEAVARITWCITERSIGVVTGEVGAGKTVAIRTVIHGIDPSKHTVIYLPNPMIGVRGIHEAIVTAFGQQPSHLGSRLTAQTGLALAAEREERGRTPVLVMDEAHLLNYEQLEAIRMLTNTAMDQDSPLSCLLVGQPTLRRTMKLAVLAALEQRTALRYTMPGMTSTETASYIKHHLGLAGRSDQLFTDDAVTLIHTTSRGFPRAVNNLCLQSLVATFAAGKSLVDEKAAQSAVTEVLD, encoded by the coding sequence GTGATTGAGAAGCTCCAGGCCCACTACGGATTCAGCCGCACGCCCTTCGGCCGGGACCTCGCCCCCGGCATGCTGCACCGCCACGCATCCCACAACGAAGCCGTCGCCCGCATCACCTGGTGCATCACCGAACGCTCCATCGGCGTGGTCACCGGCGAGGTCGGCGCCGGCAAGACCGTCGCCATCCGCACGGTCATTCATGGAATCGACCCGTCGAAACACACCGTCATCTACCTGCCCAACCCCATGATCGGGGTCCGCGGCATCCATGAAGCGATCGTGACCGCGTTCGGCCAGCAACCCTCCCACCTCGGCTCCCGGCTCACCGCACAGACCGGTCTGGCGCTGGCTGCCGAACGCGAAGAACGCGGCCGCACCCCCGTGCTGGTCATGGACGAAGCCCACCTACTCAACTACGAACAGCTCGAAGCCATCCGGATGCTGACCAACACGGCCATGGACCAGGACTCGCCGCTGTCCTGCCTGCTGGTCGGCCAGCCGACCCTGCGACGGACCATGAAACTCGCCGTCCTGGCCGCCCTCGAACAGCGGACCGCTCTGCGCTACACGATGCCCGGAATGACCTCCACCGAGACCGCCAGCTACATCAAGCACCACCTCGGACTCGCCGGCCGCAGCGACCAGCTGTTCACCGACGACGCCGTCACCCTGATCCACACGACATCCCGAGGCTTCCCCCGCGCGGTCAACAACCTCTGCCTGCAATCCCTCGTCGCCACGTTCGCCGCAGGCAAGTCCCTCGTCGACGAGAAAGCCGCCCAGTCCGCCGTCACCGAAGTCCTCGACTGA
- a CDS encoding CBS domain-containing protein has product MDTIRKRCVGWGLKMRAWVVRAGSNGEREEPELSRGIVAAGWPELGDITAATDRGAIRAALEQTYADAGYSPRVIGNWAGQLSRFRHDMSQGDLVVLPRRSRQLALGRIAGSFKFDPDAAPGLQHTRSVEWLRTDLNRTAVQQDLLDSMGSLLTIFELRRYDAANRVAAPVDKGTDPGPGDTAPDSPIFATSVKLLEAAVDAPADAPLTITVRNLLNAWGATRRSSTVVGQIEADLGEKGLTAAPPITALGFDSQVALLRVGAEPGPDQPLLTAGDVPDEAAEQAPLTYRIAHVASADCQVVSVRPEDTLRHAITKMVFHDFSQLPVLDGDARLRGAITWESIGKARMSGNSLSLSDVVVQPLDIHSQAELLGWIPQIHKHGYAFIRDDRHKITGIVTTADLTDQFGARVEPFVLLEELEQRLRRLLNQALERGTLTLDAIRSRLLPHRQKKVQAADDLTLGEYSHVLEPEEHWGALKWDADQGLVLAALRTCTKFRNKLMHFSPDPIPDEELSPVRGLLAVLRSLDPIA; this is encoded by the coding sequence TTGGATACGATCCGGAAACGCTGCGTGGGCTGGGGGCTGAAAATGCGCGCATGGGTCGTCAGGGCAGGCAGTAACGGCGAGCGCGAAGAACCGGAGCTGAGTCGAGGCATCGTCGCCGCCGGATGGCCCGAACTCGGCGACATCACTGCAGCCACCGACCGCGGAGCCATTCGCGCTGCTTTGGAGCAGACGTACGCGGACGCGGGCTACAGCCCACGCGTAATCGGCAACTGGGCGGGGCAGCTGTCGCGCTTCCGTCACGACATGTCGCAGGGTGACCTGGTCGTCCTTCCACGTCGCTCACGGCAGCTGGCGCTGGGGCGTATCGCGGGCTCCTTCAAGTTCGACCCCGACGCCGCCCCGGGATTGCAGCACACGCGCTCCGTCGAGTGGCTGCGGACGGACTTGAACCGCACTGCGGTGCAGCAGGACCTGCTCGACAGCATGGGTTCTCTTCTCACCATCTTCGAGCTCCGCCGGTACGACGCTGCCAACCGCGTCGCAGCGCCGGTCGACAAGGGGACGGACCCTGGCCCCGGCGACACCGCGCCCGACAGCCCCATCTTTGCCACCTCGGTCAAACTGCTGGAGGCAGCCGTCGATGCCCCAGCCGACGCGCCCTTGACCATCACTGTGCGGAACTTGCTGAATGCGTGGGGCGCGACTCGCCGCAGTTCCACCGTCGTCGGCCAGATCGAGGCGGATCTGGGCGAGAAGGGCCTCACGGCCGCCCCGCCGATCACTGCACTCGGTTTCGACAGTCAGGTCGCGCTCCTTCGCGTTGGCGCAGAGCCGGGCCCCGACCAACCGTTGCTCACCGCCGGCGACGTGCCGGACGAGGCAGCCGAGCAGGCTCCGCTCACCTACCGCATCGCCCATGTGGCTTCGGCGGACTGCCAAGTGGTATCCGTGCGCCCCGAGGACACGCTGCGGCACGCGATCACCAAGATGGTCTTTCACGACTTCTCGCAACTACCGGTTTTGGATGGGGATGCTCGGCTGCGCGGTGCGATCACCTGGGAGTCGATAGGTAAGGCTCGGATGTCCGGGAACTCCCTCAGCTTGTCTGACGTCGTCGTCCAGCCGCTGGACATCCACAGCCAGGCTGAACTGCTCGGCTGGATCCCCCAGATCCACAAGCACGGATACGCCTTCATACGCGACGACCGGCACAAGATCACCGGCATTGTCACGACGGCGGATCTCACCGACCAGTTCGGCGCCCGCGTCGAGCCCTTCGTTCTGCTGGAAGAGCTGGAGCAGCGCCTGCGGCGCCTACTCAATCAGGCGCTGGAGCGAGGAACCCTCACTCTCGACGCCATCCGATCCAGGCTGCTGCCGCACCGGCAGAAGAAGGTGCAGGCGGCCGACGATCTTACTCTCGGTGAATACTCACACGTCCTTGAGCCCGAGGAGCATTGGGGTGCCCTGAAATGGGATGCTGACCAAGGGCTCGTTCTGGCCGCCCTGCGAACGTGCACCAAATTCCGCAACAAGCTCATGCACTTCAGCCCCGACCCAATCCCGGACGAGGAACTCTCCCCCGTCCGGGGCTTGCTCGCGGTACTCAGGTCGCTGGATCCGATCGCCTGA
- a CDS encoding peptidoglycan-binding domain-containing protein, producing MRRSATILALAGAVAAGTISTASASPNAPEIRYGMTGFKVYCVQVGISYHQRSDAWTSQDGQFGNHTLSQVKNFQGDLGLSVDGKVGKNTGSEVLWGIEHAKVEKNGPWATPWGVSIDNCYQVVPSHF from the coding sequence ATGCGCCGATCCGCAACCATTCTCGCGCTCGCGGGCGCTGTAGCGGCCGGAACGATCAGCACCGCAAGCGCCTCGCCCAACGCGCCCGAGATCAGATACGGAATGACCGGATTCAAGGTCTACTGCGTCCAGGTCGGCATCAGCTATCACCAACGATCAGATGCCTGGACCTCGCAGGACGGGCAGTTCGGAAATCACACCCTGAGCCAGGTCAAGAACTTCCAGGGGGACCTGGGGCTGTCCGTCGACGGCAAGGTCGGCAAAAACACCGGCAGCGAGGTTCTCTGGGGGATCGAGCACGCCAAGGTCGAGAAGAATGGACCCTGGGCAACGCCCTGGGGCGTATCGATCGACAACTGCTACCAGGTCGTGCCGAGCCACTTCTGA
- a CDS encoding AraC family transcriptional regulator: protein MYSAPRVDIPGPNVGSAPREQVAAAATTLPRGVVNESVRVRAAAALRPYVAWYTGYRQDGFPATLHRGMPSPYLTLIFTLDDLLTVAGHPDPRQAPGNYDTLLGGLHTSPALITHQGRQSGIQIALHPLGARALLGLPAGELANTNLPADAVLGRLCGELQARLQAADSWPERFAVLDKLLLRATRPYGGVPPEVARAWQLLIRTGGAVPVSALADEVGWSGRHLADRFRRETGLTPKAAARVVRFDRARRLLAADAGRSEPPRLADVAAECGYFDQAHLAREFRSLAGCAPSRWLAEEFRNVQAPSSGPAQDWLQQEPNQY from the coding sequence GTGTACAGCGCGCCGCGAGTGGACATCCCGGGGCCGAACGTCGGCTCAGCGCCGCGCGAGCAGGTCGCCGCGGCGGCTACGACCTTGCCGCGCGGCGTGGTCAACGAGTCGGTCCGCGTTCGGGCCGCCGCCGCGTTGCGGCCCTATGTGGCCTGGTACACCGGCTACCGGCAGGACGGCTTCCCGGCCACACTGCACCGGGGGATGCCCTCGCCCTACCTGACGCTGATCTTCACGCTCGACGACCTGCTCACAGTGGCCGGCCACCCTGATCCCCGACAGGCACCGGGAAATTACGACACCCTGCTCGGCGGCCTGCACACGTCACCGGCGCTGATCACCCACCAGGGCCGGCAGTCGGGCATCCAGATCGCGCTCCACCCGCTCGGTGCGCGGGCGCTGCTCGGCCTGCCGGCCGGTGAACTGGCCAACACCAATCTCCCCGCAGACGCCGTCCTGGGCCGCCTGTGCGGTGAGCTCCAGGCACGGCTGCAGGCGGCCGACAGCTGGCCGGAGCGCTTCGCCGTGCTGGACAAGCTGCTGCTCCGGGCGACCCGCCCCTACGGAGGCGTTCCGCCCGAGGTCGCCCGCGCCTGGCAGCTGCTGATCCGCACCGGCGGTGCCGTACCGGTGTCGGCACTGGCGGACGAAGTCGGCTGGAGCGGACGCCATCTGGCGGACCGCTTCCGCCGGGAGACCGGGCTCACGCCGAAGGCCGCCGCGAGGGTAGTCCGATTCGACCGCGCCCGCAGACTGCTGGCAGCCGATGCCGGTCGGTCGGAGCCTCCCCGGCTCGCCGACGTGGCCGCGGAGTGCGGCTACTTCGACCAGGCACACCTCGCGCGTGAGTTCCGCTCCCTGGCCGGCTGCGCCCCCAGCAGGTGGCTGGCCGAGGAGTTCCGAAACGTCCAAGCCCCCAGCAGCGGACCAGCACAGGATTGGCTGCAGCAAGAGCCCAACCAGTACTGA